The Larus michahellis chromosome 2, bLarMic1.1, whole genome shotgun sequence genome window below encodes:
- the GJC2 gene encoding gap junction gamma-2 protein, translating into MTNMSWSFLTRLLEEIHNHSTFVGKVWLTVLIVFRIVLTAVGGESIYSDEQSKFTCNTKQPGCDNVCYDAFAPLSHVRFWVFQIIMISTPSVMYLGYAIHRIARSAEEEKKFKGFKKKKQFALNWQAVRNMEDPMEADEEEPMISDDTAEHEKAKAKPKSKEQQKHDGRRRIQQEGLMKIYVFQLLTRASFEVCFLIGQYLLYGFEVEAYYVCNRVPCPHTVDCFVSRPTEKTIFLLVMYVVSCLCLLLNMCEMFHLGFGTIRDAIRNRKINSFRQPPYNYAYPKNISCPPEYNLVVKSEKSTKIPNSLMAHEQNLANVAQEQQCTSPDENLPADLSTLHKHLRVAQEQLDIAFQSYSSTQGNTQPSRTSSPASGGTVVEQNRANTAQEKQGAKPKACLEKGSSSSKDGKTSVWI; encoded by the coding sequence ATGACCAACATGAGCTGGAGCTTCCTAACCCGCCTGCTAGAAGAGATTCACAATCACTCCACCTTCGTGGGGAAGGTCTGGCTCACTGTGCTCATCGTCTTCCGCATTGTCTTGACAGCGGTGGGGGGGGAGTCCATCTACTCCGATGAGCAGAGCAAGTTCACCTGCAACACCAAGCAGCCCGGCTGCGACAATGTCTGTTACGATGCCTTCGCACCGCTGTCACACGTCAGGTTCTGGGTTTTCCAGATTATCATGATATCCACCCCTTCGGTCATGTACCTGGGCTATGCCATCCACAGGATTGCCCGGTcggcggaggaggagaagaaattcAAGGGATTCAAGAAGAAGAAGCAGTTTGCTTTGAACTGGCAGGCAGTGCGCAACATGGAGGACCCCATGGAGGCTGACGAAGAGGAGCCCATGATCTCTGACGATACAGCAGAACATGAGAAAGCCAAAGCCAAACCCAAGAGCAAAGAGCAACAAAAGCATGACGGGAGGAGGCGCATCCAGCAAGAAGGACTGATGAAAATTTATGTCTTCCAGCTACTTACCAGAGCTTCGTTTGAAGTTTGCTTTTTGATAGGGCAGTATTTGCTCTATGGTTTTGAGGTAGAAGCCTATTATGTCTGCAACAGAGTCCCTTGCCCTCACACTGTGGACTGTTTTGTGTCCCGGCCAACAGAGAAGACCATCTTTCTCCTGGTGATGTATGTCGTGAGCTGCCTGTGCTTATTGCTGAACATGTGTGAGATGTTTCACTTAGGGTTTGGGACCATCCGAGATGCCATTCGCAACCGGAAAATCAACAGCTTTAGGCAGCCTCCCTACAACTATGCCTACCCAAAGaacatctcctgccctcctgagTACAACCTGGTAGTGAAATCGGAGAAGTCCACCAAGATCCCCAACAGCCTGATGGCTCATGAGCAGAACTTGGCTAACGTCGCCCAGGAGCAGCAGTGCACCAGCCCAGACGAGAACCTCCCAGCAGACTTGTCCACCCTTCACAAACACTTGCGAGTGGCCCAGGAGCAGTTAGACATAGCGTTTCAGAGCtacagcagcacccagggcaaCACACAACCTTCTCGAACCAGCAGTCCTGCCTCGGGTGGCACAGTGGTAGAGCAGAACAGGGCCAACACCGCCCAGGAGAAACAAGGTGCTAAACCCAAGGCCTGTTTGGAGAAAGGGAGCTCAAGCAGTAAAGATGGAAAGACGTCTGTATGGATATAG